One Salvia splendens isolate huo1 chromosome 22, SspV2, whole genome shotgun sequence DNA segment encodes these proteins:
- the LOC121788082 gene encoding uncharacterized protein LOC121788082 yields the protein MSFLTFLIGSTKSWQPAMTVNTTASSYWLNWRVLLCSLWVLMSMVFASLLISRHECRRNSQENANGQVRESPGILHEDEVWRPCLRSIHPGWLLAFRVFAFLVLLSMLILNVAVDGGTILYFYTQWTFTLITIYFGLGSLLSIRGCYEYNRGSTEAHLDTERGKGKDPNQHHNVREEAGFLAYAFQIIFQMNAGAVMLTDSVFWFILVPFLVIKDYHFSFLIINMHSINAVFLLGETALNSLRFPWFRIGYFFLWTSVYVLFQWILHACVWIWWPYPFLDLSSSYAPLWYSTVALMHIPCYGVFVLVMKGKHWTLKKWFPETYWYAQPQ from the exons ATGAGTTTCTTGACATTCCTCATTGGTTCCACAAAATCATGGCAGCCAGCCATGACAGTGAACACAACAGCTTCATCATACTGGCTGAACTGGAGGGTGCTGCTCTGCTCCTTGTGGGTGCTGATGTCGATGGTGTTCGCCTCTCTTCTCATATCGAGACATGAATGTCGAAGGAACTCACAAGAGAATGCAAATGGACAGGTGAGAGAATCACCAGGGATTTTGCATGAAGATGAGGTGTGGAGGCCCTGCCTTCGAAGCATTCACCCGGGCTGGCTCCTCGCCTTTAGAGTTTTCGCGTTTCTGGTGCTTCTGTCTATGCTTATACTAAATGTTGCTGTTGATGGAGGCACCATTCTTTACTTCTACACTCA GTGGACTTTTACATTGATAACCATATATTTTGGG CTTGGATCCTTACTGTCTATTCGCGGATGCTATGAATACAACCGAGGTTCCACAGAGGCGCATCTTGACACGGAGCGTGGCAAAGGCAAGGACCCGAATCAACACCATAATGTTCGCGAAGAAGCAGGATTCTTGGCCTATGCTTTCCAGATCATTTTTCAG ATGAATGCCGGAGCAGTGATGCTGACAGATTCCGTCTTCTGGTTCATACTAGTCCCCTTTCTTGTCATCAAAGATTACCATTTCAGTTTC CTGATCATAAACATGCACTCAATAAACGCAGTGTTTCTACTCGGGGAGACTGCTTTAAACAGTCTG AGGTTTCCATGGTTTAGAATAGGATACTTTTTCCTCTGGACTTCTGTTTATGTCCTGTTTCAATGGATACTACATGCCTGTGTCTGGATATG GTGGCCTTATCCCTTTCTTGACCTCTCATCATCCTATGCTCCATTGTG GTATTCAACTGTGGCATTGATGCACATACCGTGCTACGGGGTTTTCGTGCTAGTGATGAAGGGGAAGCATTGGACTCTAAAGAAGTGGTTTCCTGAGACATATTGGTATGCTCAACCTCAGTAA
- the LOC121787756 gene encoding BOI-related E3 ubiquitin-protein ligase 1-like gives MLGGGGGGSNGNPMFPGYVEENRAQYNNNTLPQLQLFANVPIQCGAGVGTINHVGNRHTPTGNHPINRGGDGDTLSMQQKLHISLNNNFCQEEASRIGTVLNPNPVSTGLKLSYEEEERNSSVTSACENMKTNVPSMLSFGNAVKMEIDRQTEEFSRYIKLQEESVLKGVREINQRHSVSLLNALEKGVHRKLQERELEIENMNRKNNELGDRIKQVAMEAQSWHYRAKYNESVVNVLKSNIQQLMEQGTAKAREGSGDSEVDDAVSSSNHQRVIPNDSINKHPPRCRACNTKQVSVLILPCRHLCLCTDCEGFIDDCPVCQVMKTASVHVYM, from the exons ATGctaggaggaggaggaggaggaagtaATGGGAATCCAATGTTCCCTGGTTATGTGGAGGAAAATCGTGCCCAATACAATAACAATACATTGCCTCAACTGCAGCTTTTTGCTAATG TTCCAATTCAGTGTGGTGCTGGCGTTGGGACCATAAATCATGTCGGGAACAGGCACACGCCAACTGGCAACCACCCTATCAACAGAGGTGGGGATGGAGATACCTTGTCCATGCAGCAGAAACTTCACATATCTTTGAACAACAACTTCTGTCAGGAAGAAGCTAGCCGTATTGGCACTGTTTTGAACCCCAATCCCGTGTCAACGGGGCTCAAGCTCTCGTATGAGGAGGAAGAGCGCAACTCCTCTGTCACTTCTGCTTGTGAGAACATGAAAACCAATGTCCCTTCCATGCTTTCTTTTGGAAACGCTGTCAAAATGGAGATTGATCGACAGACTGAAGAATTCAGCCGGTACATCAAACTTCAG GAAGAGAGTGTCTTGAAGGGAGTACGAGAGATAAACCAAAGGCACTCGGTTTCTCTGTTAAACGCCCTTGAAAAGGGTGTGCACAGGAAACTGCAAGAGAGGGAGCTCGAGATCGAGAACATGAACAGGAAGAACAACGAGCTCGGCGACAGGATAAAGCAGGTGGCCATGGAGGCGCAATCATGGCACTACAGAGCAAAATACAACGAGTCAGTTGTGAACGTGCTCAAAAGCAACATCCAGCAGCTGATGGAGCAAGGCACGGCCAAGGCCCGCGAGGGATCCGGGGACAGTGAGGTGGACGACGCAGTGTCAAGCTCGAATCACCAGAGAGTAATCCCAAACGACTCCATAAACAAGCACCCTCCGAGATGCAGGGCTTGCAACACGAAACAAGTATCCGTGCTGATCCTGCCTTGCAGGCATCTGTGCCTGTGCACGGATTGCGAAGGGTTCATCGACGACTGCCCCGTGTGCCAGGTAATGAAGACTGCTAGTGTTCATGTATACATGTAG